From Cellulomonas oligotrophica, a single genomic window includes:
- a CDS encoding glycoside hydrolase family 113, whose translation MNASPATPPPAAADDDLLGGYVAGMTWGWTGGGRGTWTGPGADASMDAMVDRLGVTWVTLAFGALQDTPQSTTIAWREAPTPTDDEVRTAIRAAHARGLRVCLKPVVNVRNGTWRAHIAFFDVDVPCEPTWAQWFAAYTDFMTHYARIAAEEGVAMLCVGCEMVQSDKREDEWRALVAAVRAEYGGLVTYNCDKYQEGAVRWWDAVDVVSSSGYYPLDDWEAQLDRIEPVVRAAGKPFLFLEAGCPSREGSPALPNDWALPGAPSGEAQRDWYEAAFAACARRDWVRGFMLWDWPTPLYLATDAATDDDYCPYAKPAETTIRDAFSRASR comes from the coding sequence GTGAACGCCTCGCCCGCCACGCCCCCGCCCGCCGCCGCGGACGACGACCTGCTCGGCGGGTACGTCGCCGGCATGACCTGGGGGTGGACCGGCGGGGGCCGCGGCACCTGGACGGGCCCCGGGGCCGACGCTTCGATGGACGCGATGGTCGACCGCCTCGGCGTCACGTGGGTGACGCTGGCGTTCGGCGCGCTCCAGGACACCCCGCAGTCCACGACGATCGCGTGGCGCGAGGCACCCACGCCCACGGACGACGAGGTCCGCACGGCGATCCGGGCGGCCCACGCGCGCGGCCTGCGGGTCTGCCTCAAGCCCGTCGTCAACGTCCGCAACGGCACCTGGCGCGCGCACATCGCGTTCTTCGACGTCGACGTGCCCTGCGAGCCCACGTGGGCGCAGTGGTTCGCCGCGTACACGGACTTCATGACGCACTACGCCCGGATCGCCGCCGAGGAGGGCGTCGCCATGCTCTGCGTGGGCTGCGAGATGGTGCAGTCCGACAAGCGGGAGGACGAGTGGCGGGCCCTCGTGGCCGCGGTCCGCGCCGAGTACGGCGGGCTCGTCACGTACAACTGCGACAAGTACCAGGAGGGCGCCGTCCGCTGGTGGGACGCGGTCGACGTCGTCTCCTCCTCCGGCTACTACCCCCTGGACGACTGGGAGGCCCAGCTCGACCGCATCGAGCCCGTGGTGCGCGCCGCCGGCAAGCCGTTCCTCTTCCTCGAGGCCGGCTGCCCGAGCCGCGAGGGCTCCCCCGCGCTCCCCAACGACTGGGCGCTGCCGGGCGCCCCCTCCGGCGAGGCGCAGCGCGACTGGTACGAGGCGGCGTTCGCCGCGTGCGCGCGGCGCGACTGGGTGCGCGGCTTCATGCTCTGGGACTGGCCGACGCCCCTCTACCTGGCGACGGACGCCGCCACGGACGACGACTACTGCCCGTACGCCAAGCCCGCCGAGACGACGATCCGCGACGCGTTCTCCCGGGCGTCGCGCTGA
- a CDS encoding dihydrodipicolinate synthase family protein: MFAGVSAFPLTPVRDEELDEDALGLLVARAAEAGVDSVGVLGSTGNAPYLSVDERRRVVERAVLEAGDVPVLAGVGALRSTDVVALALDAADAGAAGMLLAPVSYHPLTEAEVLGLYEDVTSAVPLPLVVYENPRTTGVTFSDELWRDVAALPHVVAVKSPGAPGGVGAARDRVAHLRSLVPTHVGVGASGDAVAVAALAAGADTWWSVLAGVAPGVAVRLARAVRERDDALVTALADALGPALDLVTRRGGVRVAAALAEHRGLVDGPCLPRPLRGLDGAETATADAALAAAERL, encoded by the coding sequence GTGTTCGCCGGTGTGAGCGCCTTCCCCCTGACCCCCGTCCGCGACGAGGAGCTCGACGAGGACGCCCTCGGGCTGCTCGTCGCGCGCGCCGCCGAGGCCGGGGTGGACTCCGTCGGGGTGCTCGGGTCCACCGGGAACGCCCCGTACCTCTCGGTCGACGAGCGGCGCCGGGTCGTCGAGCGCGCGGTCCTCGAGGCCGGTGACGTGCCCGTGCTGGCCGGCGTCGGGGCGCTGCGGTCGACGGACGTCGTGGCGCTCGCGCTCGACGCGGCCGACGCCGGCGCCGCCGGGATGCTGCTCGCGCCCGTGTCGTACCACCCGCTCACCGAGGCGGAGGTGCTGGGGCTGTACGAGGACGTCACGTCCGCGGTCCCGCTGCCGCTGGTCGTCTACGAGAACCCCCGCACCACGGGCGTGACGTTCTCCGACGAGCTGTGGCGGGACGTCGCGGCGCTGCCCCACGTGGTCGCGGTCAAGTCGCCCGGCGCGCCGGGCGGCGTCGGGGCGGCGCGGGACCGTGTGGCGCACCTGCGCTCGCTCGTGCCGACGCACGTGGGCGTCGGGGCGTCGGGGGACGCGGTCGCCGTCGCGGCCCTCGCCGCCGGGGCGGACACCTGGTGGTCGGTGCTCGCCGGCGTCGCACCGGGCGTCGCGGTGCGGCTGGCGCGCGCGGTGCGCGAGCGTGACGACGCCCTCGTGACCGCCCTGGCCGACGCCCTGGGCCCGGCCCTCGACCTCGTCACGAGGCGTGGCGGCGTACGCGTCGCGGCCGCGCTCGCGGAGCACCGCGGCCTCGTGGACGGCCCGTGCCTCCCCCGCCCGCTGCGCGGCCTCGACGGTGCCGAGACGGCCACGGCGGACGCGGCCCTCGCGGCGGCCGAGCGCCTCTGA
- a CDS encoding SDR family oxidoreductase — MSDQTTPQDPTTQHPGPEAQSGEQIEHPGRTDDMDTQPDHGEFSYRGSGRLDGRKVLITGGDSGIGRAVAIAFAREGADIAISYLPEEEDDARETARWVHEARRTAVLLPGDIRDEAFCGELVERAVEGLGGLDVLVNNAAYQMAQPGGLADITTEQLDRVLKTNVYAMFWITRAALKHLGAGSAIINTSSIQAFDPSPGLLDYASTKAAILNFTKGLAAQLADDGIRVNAVCPGPIWTPLIPATMDAEKVDQFGADTPMGRAGQPAELAPAYVFLASQESSYVTGDRILVTGGKTA; from the coding sequence ATGAGCGATCAGACGACACCCCAGGACCCGACCACGCAGCACCCCGGTCCCGAGGCCCAGTCGGGCGAGCAGATCGAGCACCCCGGACGCACCGACGACATGGACACCCAGCCGGACCACGGCGAGTTCAGCTACCGCGGCTCGGGGCGGCTCGACGGCCGCAAGGTGCTGATCACCGGGGGCGACTCCGGCATCGGGCGGGCGGTCGCGATCGCGTTCGCGCGCGAGGGCGCCGACATCGCGATCAGCTACCTGCCCGAGGAGGAGGACGACGCGCGCGAGACGGCCCGCTGGGTGCACGAGGCCCGCCGCACCGCGGTGCTGCTGCCCGGCGACATCCGCGACGAGGCGTTCTGCGGCGAGCTCGTCGAGCGCGCCGTCGAGGGCCTCGGCGGCCTGGACGTGCTGGTCAACAACGCCGCGTACCAGATGGCGCAGCCCGGGGGCCTGGCCGACATCACCACCGAGCAGCTCGACCGCGTGCTCAAGACCAACGTGTACGCGATGTTCTGGATCACCCGCGCGGCCCTCAAGCACCTGGGCGCGGGCTCGGCGATCATCAACACCAGCTCCATCCAGGCGTTCGACCCCAGCCCCGGGCTGCTGGACTACGCGTCCACCAAGGCGGCGATCCTCAACTTCACGAAGGGCCTGGCCGCCCAGCTCGCCGACGACGGCATCCGCGTCAACGCGGTGTGCCCGGGGCCGATCTGGACGCCGCTGATCCCGGCGACGATGGACGCGGAGAAGGTCGACCAGTTCGGCGCCGACACCCCGATGGGCCGCGCCGGCCAGCCCGCCGAGCTCGCACCCGCGTACGTGTTCCTCGCCTCCCAGGAGTCGAGCTACGTCACCGGGGACCGGATCCTCGTCACCGGCGGGAAGACGGCCTGA
- a CDS encoding SDR family oxidoreductase, with amino-acid sequence MRVAIVGGHGQIARHLLPLLLARGDTVVPLVRRQEHADELALAGATPAILDLESADVDGFAAALAGADAVVFAAGAGPDGDVARKRTVDLEGSTKSVDGARRAGVQRFVQVSAIGVDEPVGPDAGEVWAAYVTAKRDADRYLRASGLDWTIVRPGRLTDDPGTARVALAEKVEPGDVPRADVALVLAAVLAEPSTVGRQVELVGGHLRVDEAIAAL; translated from the coding sequence ATGCGCGTCGCGATCGTCGGAGGGCACGGCCAGATCGCCCGGCACCTGCTGCCGCTGCTGCTCGCGCGCGGCGACACCGTGGTGCCCCTGGTCCGGCGCCAGGAGCACGCCGACGAGCTGGCCCTGGCCGGTGCGACGCCCGCGATCCTCGACCTGGAGTCGGCCGACGTCGACGGGTTCGCCGCCGCTCTCGCCGGTGCGGACGCGGTCGTGTTCGCGGCGGGAGCGGGCCCGGACGGGGACGTGGCCCGCAAGCGGACCGTGGACCTCGAGGGGTCGACGAAGTCCGTCGACGGCGCCCGCCGCGCCGGGGTGCAGCGGTTCGTGCAGGTCAGCGCCATCGGCGTCGACGAGCCCGTCGGCCCCGACGCGGGCGAGGTCTGGGCGGCGTACGTCACGGCCAAGCGCGACGCCGACCGCTACCTGCGCGCCAGCGGCCTCGACTGGACGATCGTGCGGCCGGGTCGCCTCACCGACGACCCCGGCACGGCCCGCGTCGCGCTCGCGGAGAAGGTCGAGCCCGGCGACGTCCCACGGGCCGACGTGGCCCTCGTGCTGGCCGCCGTCCTCGCCGAGCCGTCCACCGTCGGCCGTCAGGTCGAGCTGGTCGGCGGGCACCTCCGGGTCGACGAGGCGATCGCCGCGCTCTGA
- a CDS encoding DUF4184 family protein, whose protein sequence is MPFTLAHPAAVLPLVRGPLVPAALVAGSLSPDVPYFVPAPRYAGAWYEPFVNATTTHAWPGALTVAVPTAVVLLALWWVVRAPLADLLVPRADVAPGGGRHGAGPRRVAEQAGWVVVSLVVGVLTHVVWDSFTHGDGVVVQHVAWLREPLVGDVPAGRVLQHVSTVVGLVVLAAWAARRTATWHAAGGRPASRGVVVAGALALIGAGAGTVAAVAAHDPGAGVEHALAAAAKGGGAAVAVAVLLGAVAWHVHRAATRATARPVPADGPSAP, encoded by the coding sequence GTGCCCTTCACGCTCGCCCATCCCGCCGCGGTGCTGCCGCTCGTCCGCGGCCCGCTCGTCCCCGCCGCCCTGGTCGCGGGCAGCCTGAGCCCCGACGTCCCGTACTTCGTGCCCGCGCCCCGGTACGCGGGCGCCTGGTACGAGCCGTTCGTCAACGCGACGACGACCCACGCGTGGCCGGGGGCCCTGACGGTCGCCGTGCCCACGGCCGTGGTGCTGCTCGCCCTGTGGTGGGTCGTGCGGGCGCCGCTCGCCGACCTGCTGGTCCCGCGCGCAGACGTCGCTCCGGGCGGTGGCCGGCACGGTGCGGGACCTCGGCGGGTCGCGGAGCAGGCCGGGTGGGTGGTGGTGTCGCTGGTCGTCGGCGTCCTGACCCACGTCGTGTGGGACTCCTTCACCCACGGCGACGGCGTCGTCGTGCAGCACGTCGCCTGGCTGCGCGAGCCGCTGGTCGGGGACGTGCCCGCGGGCCGGGTCCTGCAGCATGTCAGCACCGTCGTCGGCCTCGTGGTCCTGGCCGCCTGGGCCGCGCGGCGCACGGCCACGTGGCACGCCGCGGGCGGGCGCCCCGCCTCTCGGGGGGTGGTCGTCGCCGGTGCGCTCGCGCTGATCGGCGCGGGCGCCGGCACCGTCGCGGCCGTCGCGGCGCACGACCCGGGCGCAGGCGTGGAGCACGCCCTGGCCGCCGCCGCGAAGGGGGGCGGGGCGGCCGTCGCCGTCGCCGTGCTGCTCGGTGCCGTCGCCTGGCACGTGCACCGTGCGGCCACGCGCGCGACCGCGCGGCCGGTCCCCGCCGACGGCCCCTCGGCGCCCTGA